The following is a genomic window from Hydrogenobaculum sp. Y04AAS1.
CTCCTTGGTCCTCTGAGGGTTTTATGAGTGGTAGAAGTTACAAAATGAGACACTTCCACTGGACTAGGATACACCCCACCAGCTATCAAACCAGCATAATGAGCCATATCTACCATCAAGTATGCTCCTACAGAATCAGCTATTTCTCTCATCTTAGCCCAGTCTATCACTCTTGGGTAAGCGGAGGCTCCACCTATTATCATTTTGGGTTTATGCTCTTTGGCAAGTTTATACATTTGATCGTAATCTATAAGATAATCGCTTTCCCTAACACCATAATAAACTGCGTTATATATCTTGCCAGAAAAATTTACTGTAGCACCATGTGTTAGGTGTCCTCCATGGGCTAAGCTCATACCGAGTATTGTATCACCTGGCTTTAACACAGCCATATAAACTGCCATGTTAGCTTGAGAACCAGAGTGAGGTTGAACGTTGGCGTGTTCTGCTTTAAACAACTCTTTAGCTCTTTGGATTGCAAGATCCTCTACTATATCTACGTACTCACAACCACCATAATAACGTTTATGGGGTAATCCTTCTGCGTACTTATTTGTAAGCACCGAACCTTGGGCTTCCATAATTTCAAGAGATGTAAAATTTTCCGATGCTATCATCTCAAGGTAAGAATTTTGTCTATTTAGCTCTGATGCTATAGCATCGTATACTTCTTTGTCTTTGGCTTTTAAAAGCATAAAAAACCTCCTTAAACGCCTATTTGATAATACTCAAAGCCTAAACTTTCAAGCTTTTCTTTGTTATACTGGTTTCTACCATCAAATATTATTGGATTTTTAAGCCTTTTTTTCATCTCTTCAAAATCTGGACTTCTAAACTCTTTCCATTCTGTTATAAGAAATAGAGCATCGGCGTTGTTAAGAGCATCGTACTTACTCTTAAAATAAGATACATTTGGGTTGTCTTTTAGATAAAAGTTTTTTGCTTGCTCCATCGCTACCGGGTCGTAAGCTTTGACCTTGGCACCTCTTTTTGTCAGCTCATCTATTATAACCAAAGAACTTGCTTCCCTCATATCGTCGGTTTCTGGTTTAAAACTAAGTCCCCATACCGCAAAGGTTTTATCTTTTAAATCTTCTCCAAAACGTTTTACTGCTTTTTCTACTAGTACTTTTTTTTGTTTTGCGTTTACATCTTCCACAGCTTTTAAAATCTTTGGCTCATAATCCACATTTTGGGCTATTTTTATAAGGGCGTTTACATCCTTAGGGAAACAGCTTCCCCCATACCCACACCCTGGATATATAAAATGATATCCTATTCTTGGATCAGAACCTATACCTACCCTAACTTTATTTACATCTGCTCCCACTCTTTCGCATATGTTTGCTATTTCGTTCATAAAGCTTATCTTGGTGGCAAGCATAGCATTGGCAGCGTATTTTGTCATTTCTGCAGATTTTACATCCATAGCTATAAATCTTTCATGGTTTCTGGTAAAAGGAGCATAAAGTTCTTTCATTAGCTCCATCGCCTCTTTTGAATCGGCCCCCACTATTACTCTATCTGGTTTCATAAAATCTTCCACAGCTGCACCTTCTTTTAAAAACTCTGGGTTTGATATAACGTCAAAGCTTATATTTACACCACGCTTGTCTAACTCTTCTTGGATAACTTCTCTAACTTTTATAGCTGTGCCAACGGGTACCGTGGACTTGTTTATAACATACTTATGTCTATTCATGTATTTTCCTATGTCTCTTGCCACACTTAACACATGTTTTAAATCTGCACTACCATCTTCTCCCATAGGTGTACCCACAGCTATAAAGATAATATCTGTATTTTCAACAGCGTATTTTATGTCTGTGGTAAAAAATAGCCTTCCTTGAGATGTGTTTCTTTTTACAAGTTCTTCTAAGCCTGGTTCATAAATGGGTATGATGCCTTGTTTTAACTTTTCTATTTTCTCTTTGTCTATATCAACACAATAAAC
Proteins encoded in this region:
- the glyA gene encoding serine hydroxymethyltransferase, which gives rise to MLLKAKDKEVYDAIASELNRQNSYLEMIASENFTSLEIMEAQGSVLTNKYAEGLPHKRYYGGCEYVDIVEDLAIQRAKELFKAEHANVQPHSGSQANMAVYMAVLKPGDTILGMSLAHGGHLTHGATVNFSGKIYNAVYYGVRESDYLIDYDQMYKLAKEHKPKMIIGGASAYPRVIDWAKMREIADSVGAYLMVDMAHYAGLIAGGVYPSPVEVSHFVTSTTHKTLRGPRSGFILSKQEFAKDIDKSVFPGTQGGPLMHVIAAKAVCFKEAMSDEFKQYAQQVVENARVLAEELLKEGINVLTGGTDSHMVLVDLRNIGITGKEAENRLGEAGITVNKNAVPFDPLPPTKTSGIRIGTPALTTRGMKEDQMKIIAKIIAKVLKNYSEDTLQKAREQVKDLCEAFPLYKELKDEICV
- a CDS encoding UDP-glucose/GDP-mannose dehydrogenase family protein; protein product: MKLSIVGTGYVGLVTGTCFAEMGNEVYCVDIDKEKIEKLKQGIIPIYEPGLEELVKRNTSQGRLFFTTDIKYAVENTDIIFIAVGTPMGEDGSADLKHVLSVARDIGKYMNRHKYVINKSTVPVGTAIKVREVIQEELDKRGVNISFDVISNPEFLKEGAAVEDFMKPDRVIVGADSKEAMELMKELYAPFTRNHERFIAMDVKSAEMTKYAANAMLATKISFMNEIANICERVGADVNKVRVGIGSDPRIGYHFIYPGCGYGGSCFPKDVNALIKIAQNVDYEPKILKAVEDVNAKQKKVLVEKAVKRFGEDLKDKTFAVWGLSFKPETDDMREASSLVIIDELTKRGAKVKAYDPVAMEQAKNFYLKDNPNVSYFKSKYDALNNADALFLITEWKEFRSPDFEEMKKRLKNPIIFDGRNQYNKEKLESLGFEYYQIGV